The following is a genomic window from Tripterygium wilfordii isolate XIE 37 chromosome 19, ASM1340144v1, whole genome shotgun sequence.
AAGAAATGACAATCGACAGTCTCAATCCATCAACAACATGCAGAAAGCCTACCTTTCAGGGGAGTGGGAGCACTATCGACCACAATGAATGAAGACCACGATCTGAATCAAGTATTACTAGTCCACCCACTTTAAAGACACAAAGGTTAGAGGGGAATCTAGGCCAATAACCTAAGCAACAAGCTAGAAGCAGTTTCTTATGATCTACCACATCATGTCGGGGCAAGATCACTCCTAGAACACAAGAGATGATGACCACCATTGAATACCAAGAATACTATAACAACGAAGACAATCATAATTTGCACTTACCTCGTATCAAACACAGACTCCAGATCTACAAACTTTACTGTTTTCTTAGCATGATTCTGAGAAATTATTTTTAGCCCAATTTATTTCCTTTCAAGCCTCAGGTAGTTGTAGTCTCCACGACTATGCTTATATGAGTGAGAGTATTGACACCACAACTTTTGGTAAGTGcaccatattttttttgagttacgTGCGAAACTACCTTGGTTTTTGTGTGTGAGAGACAAATTTACACAGAAATCAAGATGACTTCACTTATTTCACCAACATTGTTTTTTGGTTTATTGTTCATGGGTTTTATGATAAAAATTTTCCAATCTTTCATTattacatatatgcatatatcaaaAAAGTTCACAACgcataaaattattttcatatcaattattaatttttttatatcgtCTCGTGCGTCATTGTAAATTATTATTTCCACACAGAGTTGGATTTGTCTGGACATGTCAAGTCTGGCTATTCGGACAAATGCCGTCGCGAGACGGTTTTAGATCTTCAACCCAGAGTTTGAGATGAGCCATTATTTTATTTAGAgagaaacaatatttttttgggtttagtgcatataggtcatTGAAAGATACCCCCATTTGTAATTaggtcacccaaagaaaaaaatttcaaattgggtcactcaatgtctcaattttaagcaattaggtcatgaTGGTCCAATTTCGGTCAATTGGTCGTCAGAAATTGCTGACATGTCTGATTACCGCCTACGTGGACCCAAATGACATGGAATTTTTGATGAtgtgtatttttttataaaaaaatgtaaaaaaattttCTGAAAGAAGGAGCAGAACCATCAGCCAAAGAATCCACCTCTGAATTCCCAGATTCTTAGTCGAATGAGTGAGTCCTCCGCTTTGTTTCGATGAGCACTCGACTTCTGCTTATAGGAGCATGAATCCCCTAGCTAGCAATAGTAGAAGTCATTTCCAGAAACAGCTCCCACGTCTCCTCCTCCGTATGCTACttcttaattgtaaaaaaagaAGTCATTTGTGAACCTATCCTGAAATTCTAGCAGTGCAGTATACGAGAGCGAAGATCATGCCACCAAAAGCCCAAGCGATCCCTTGAATCCCGACCATCGAGCACTTGGTGTTCGACTTAACCACTCCCATCACCGTCAACACAGTGATGTACAAAAATAGGAAAGTGGCCATGAACTCTGCAATCCCAGCCCGATAAAACGACCACGAGGTTAGTTCACCCCGCTCGAACAGAGGAGCTGGCGGCGGCTCCCTGTAGTCCTTGCCTTCATCTTGGATCTGAGCCGTCATCCCTATCGGCTGCCTCTCTGAGTGCTTGCCCTC
Proteins encoded in this region:
- the LOC119984993 gene encoding probable aquaporin PIP-type 7a; this translates as MEGKHSERQPIGMTAQIQDEGKDYREPPPAPLFERGELTSWSFYRAGIAEFMATFLFLYITVLTVMGVVKSNTKCSMVGIQGIAWAFGGMIFALVYCTARISG